One part of the Salvelinus sp. IW2-2015 unplaced genomic scaffold, ASM291031v2 Un_scaffold1528, whole genome shotgun sequence genome encodes these proteins:
- the LOC112071142 gene encoding MAPK-interacting and spindle-stabilizing protein-like, with protein sequence MVQVGLQPPEGRCDGEQSTHGPLGGPGSHTYSSSFSSPFLSAGPILDTSAFPLGTVEPNTQKNINSRLQQQQQTTIQRRDPTGNSDKVPGNRVSTHGLACSKGTASGPYPRSYPSGPYPAVPLPSGLPSGSLSPAVPTSGATQRSYRRSLPAVPTHGRYPAVLPAVPTHGPYPPRGRYPAVANHAAVPTQRPYPAVPTSGRYQQLLPSGPYPVVLPSSRYTSGPYPVVAGVSLPSGPYPAV encoded by the exons ATGGTGCAGGTAGGTCTGCAGCCTCCTGAAGGAAGGTGTGATGGAGAGCAGTCAACCCACGGCCCTCTGGGAGGTCCAGGAAGCCACAcctactcctcctctttctcctctcccttcctctcggCGGGTCCCATCCTGGACACTTCCGCATTCCCGCTGGGTACCGTGGAACCCAACACACAGAAGAACATCAACAGcagattacaacaacaacaacaaacgacCATACAGAG ACGGGATCCGACAGGGAATTCAGACAAGGTCCCGGGTAACCGGGTTTCGACACACGGGCTGGCTTGCAGCAAGGGCACAGCCAGCGGTCCTTACCCACGGTCCTACCCCAGCGGTCCCTACCCAGCGGTCCCGTTACCCAGCGGTCTACCCAGCGGTTCGCTATCCCCAGCGGTCCCTACCAGCGGTGCTACCCAGCGGTCCTACCGCAGGTCCCTACCAGCGGTCCCTACCCACGGTCGCTACCCAGCGGTCCTACCAGCGGTCCCTACCCACGGTCCCTACCCGCCACGCGGTCGCTACCCAGCAGTTGCTAACCACGCAGCGGTCCCTACCCAGCGTCCCTACCCAGCGGTCCCTACCAGCGGTCGCTACCAGCAGTTGCTACCCAGCGGTCCCTACCCAGTGGTCCTACCCAGCAGTCGCTACACCAGCGGTCCCTACCCAGTGGTCGCTGGGGTGTCCTTACCCAGCGGTCCCTACCCAGCTGTCTAG